A region of Micromonospora sp. WMMD882 DNA encodes the following proteins:
- a CDS encoding protein kinase, producing the protein MTQIPTWSGGPASPPNGRAAPGTTIGGRYELRSPVGNGGMGTVWRATDTLLRRDVAVKEVVLPPGLAPSDRDAMYERTLREARAAAAIQHPAVVQVYDVVTENGRPWIVMELLDARSLADMVIEDGPLPPRAVAKIGIALLGALEVAHAMSVLHRDVKPANVLICTDGRCVLTDFGVARMPTDVQLTTPGMVLGSPHFISPERAMGQDFGPPSDLFSLGVTLYTAVEGRPPFDKGDPIETMHSVVEDEPAPPSRSGPLTRVLMGLLEKDPARRFDVHTSRAMLRELLAGPLASNAAAVNSVTDPYAVVPVPRSTPPTPARVEEPKPAGQIGGRAMIAPEESLTDRLAALRRGGQPKTAPATSALADTSADALAGPLHTPTGAMPPSTARSKGPGTTYGGRGEPGAADATTPVRQDTAPTVHLGRAGDAKGGPDGDARSGFGPAPMAAGFDPVARGGADTTAFDTTARGGFDATVKGGLPTVGGARQSEATQRIGGAYGRPPEVTQAVPQAGGPADATQRLGGGYAGSTGSPWSTSPGVAGTPPWATAGGPPAPGPGSDGGGLLGRVRRWPRKVQLAAAGGLVAVLLVGLILAVSGGDDETPPVPQAQPSATASPAPALELAEHSARGVTVLVPKGWKQASGGSYTDYTDPEDSGRRVRIIIEPFRTTSMRWAEVAADGLRTRDSCAKPYEQLALEEQELAGKTAAQLEYTCGEGDAKRHGVWRGVVHDGKAYSFYLTATDSRFAESKPIFDEMVKSFQLTDAG; encoded by the coding sequence GTGACTCAGATCCCGACGTGGAGCGGCGGACCGGCCAGTCCACCCAACGGGCGTGCAGCCCCCGGCACCACCATCGGTGGTCGCTACGAGCTGCGCTCCCCGGTGGGCAACGGCGGCATGGGCACGGTCTGGCGGGCCACAGACACGCTTCTCCGACGAGACGTGGCGGTCAAGGAGGTCGTCCTCCCGCCGGGCCTGGCGCCCAGCGACCGCGACGCGATGTACGAACGCACCCTCCGCGAGGCCCGGGCCGCCGCGGCCATCCAGCATCCGGCCGTGGTGCAGGTCTACGACGTGGTCACCGAGAACGGCCGCCCGTGGATCGTGATGGAGCTGCTGGACGCCCGCAGCCTCGCCGACATGGTCATCGAGGACGGCCCGCTGCCACCCCGCGCGGTCGCCAAGATCGGCATAGCGCTGCTCGGCGCGCTGGAGGTGGCGCACGCGATGAGCGTGCTGCACCGGGACGTCAAACCGGCGAACGTGCTGATCTGCACCGACGGTCGCTGCGTGCTCACCGACTTCGGTGTCGCCCGGATGCCCACCGACGTGCAGCTCACCACCCCGGGCATGGTGCTCGGCTCGCCGCACTTCATCTCGCCCGAGCGGGCCATGGGGCAGGATTTCGGCCCGCCGAGCGACCTGTTCTCGCTGGGCGTGACGCTCTACACCGCGGTCGAGGGGCGCCCCCCGTTCGACAAGGGCGACCCGATCGAGACGATGCACTCGGTGGTCGAGGACGAGCCGGCCCCGCCGAGCCGTAGCGGCCCGCTGACCCGGGTGCTGATGGGTCTGCTGGAGAAGGACCCGGCCCGCCGCTTCGACGTGCACACCTCCCGGGCCATGCTGCGCGAGCTGCTGGCCGGTCCGCTGGCCAGCAACGCGGCGGCGGTCAACTCGGTCACCGACCCGTACGCGGTGGTGCCGGTGCCCCGGTCCACCCCGCCGACGCCGGCGCGGGTGGAGGAGCCCAAGCCGGCCGGGCAGATCGGCGGGCGGGCGATGATCGCGCCCGAGGAGTCGCTCACCGACCGGCTCGCCGCGCTGCGCCGGGGCGGGCAGCCGAAGACCGCCCCGGCGACGTCCGCCCTGGCGGACACCAGCGCGGACGCGCTCGCCGGCCCGCTGCACACCCCGACCGGAGCGATGCCCCCGTCGACCGCCCGGAGCAAGGGTCCGGGCACCACGTACGGCGGTCGCGGCGAGCCGGGCGCGGCCGACGCCACCACGCCGGTCCGGCAGGACACCGCCCCCACGGTCCACCTCGGCCGCGCCGGTGACGCCAAGGGCGGGCCCGACGGCGACGCCAGGAGCGGTTTCGGCCCCGCGCCGATGGCCGCCGGCTTCGACCCGGTCGCCCGGGGCGGCGCCGACACCACCGCCTTCGACACCACGGCCAGGGGCGGGTTCGACGCCACGGTCAAGGGCGGGTTGCCGACCGTCGGCGGCGCCCGGCAGTCGGAGGCCACCCAACGCATCGGCGGCGCCTACGGACGACCGCCCGAGGTCACCCAGGCGGTCCCGCAGGCCGGCGGCCCGGCCGACGCCACCCAGCGCCTCGGCGGCGGGTACGCCGGGTCGACGGGCAGCCCGTGGTCGACGTCCCCGGGCGTCGCCGGCACGCCACCGTGGGCGACCGCCGGCGGCCCGCCGGCCCCCGGGCCGGGCAGCGACGGCGGTGGCCTGCTCGGGCGGGTACGGCGGTGGCCGCGCAAGGTCCAGCTCGCCGCCGCCGGTGGGCTGGTCGCGGTGCTGCTGGTCGGCCTGATCCTCGCGGTCAGCGGCGGGGACGACGAGACGCCACCGGTCCCGCAGGCCCAGCCCAGCGCTACCGCGTCACCGGCGCCCGCCCTGGAGCTGGCGGAGCACTCGGCGCGGGGCGTCACCGTGCTGGTGCCGAAGGGCTGGAAGCAGGCCAGCGGCGGCAGCTACACCGACTACACCGACCCGGAGGACAGCGGCCGGCGGGTCCGGATCATCATCGAGCCGTTCCGGACGACCTCGATGCGGTGGGCCGAGGTCGCCGCGGACGGCCTGCGCACCCGGGACTCCTGCGCCAAGCCGTACGAGCAGCTCGCCCTGGAGGAGCAGGAGCTGGCCGGGAAGACGGCGGCGCAGTTGGAGTACACCTGCGGCGAGGGGGACGCCAAGCGGCACGGGGTGTGGCGGGGCGTCGTGCACGACGGCAAGGCGTACTCGTTCTACCTGACCGCCACCGACTCCCGGTTCGCCGAGAGCAAGCCGATCTTCGACGAGATGGTCAAGTCGTTCCAGTTGACCGACGCCGGCTGA
- a CDS encoding DUF397 domain-containing protein, translated as MDMTGVQWRKSTKSGSNGGACVEVADDLPGVVLVRDTKDRDNGMLTFTPSAWRAFVAEVSGRS; from the coding sequence ATGGACATGACCGGCGTGCAGTGGCGCAAGAGCACCAAAAGCGGCAGCAACGGCGGCGCATGCGTCGAGGTCGCCGACGACCTTCCCGGTGTCGTGCTCGTTCGAGACACGAAGGACCGGGACAACGGCATGCTCACCTTCACCCCTTCGGCTTGGCGGGCCTTCGTCGCCGAGGTCTCCGGCCGGTCCTGA
- a CDS encoding GPP34 family phosphoprotein → MTGVALAEELLLLAYDDETGKATMPRISLDLGMAAAVLVELALAGRIAYSNGALVVVDPTPTGEPILDDVLGRVVADDTPRSPSSWVQRLRHGLRDKILGDLCRRGVVRDVDETELGFIHVHRYPTVDASVEQDTRRRLAEALTNGPVPDERTAALATLVLSVRMEPALGLTGDAVDAAHRRLEEIAGGAGFSGDVALEDSVVRPSVALVVSALGRAVDQALGKRP, encoded by the coding sequence ATGACTGGTGTTGCGCTTGCCGAAGAGTTGCTGCTCCTCGCGTACGACGACGAAACCGGCAAGGCGACGATGCCGCGGATCAGCCTTGACCTCGGCATGGCCGCCGCGGTCCTGGTGGAGCTCGCGCTCGCCGGCCGGATCGCCTACTCCAACGGCGCCCTGGTGGTGGTCGACCCGACGCCGACCGGTGAGCCGATCCTCGACGACGTGCTCGGCCGGGTCGTCGCCGACGACACCCCGCGCAGCCCCTCGTCGTGGGTGCAGCGGCTGCGGCACGGCCTACGCGACAAGATCCTCGGGGACCTGTGCCGGCGGGGCGTGGTGCGCGACGTCGACGAGACCGAGCTGGGCTTCATCCACGTCCACCGGTACCCGACGGTCGACGCCTCGGTGGAGCAGGACACCCGGCGGCGGCTCGCCGAAGCCCTCACCAACGGACCGGTTCCCGACGAGCGGACCGCCGCGCTGGCCACCCTGGTGCTGTCGGTCCGGATGGAGCCCGCCCTCGGGCTGACCGGCGACGCGGTCGACGCCGCCCACCGCCGGCTGGAGGAGATCGCCGGCGGCGCCGGCTTCTCCGGGGACGTCGCCCTGGAGGACTCGGTGGTCCGCCCCTCGGTGGCGCTCGTCGTCTCCGCCCTCGGCCGCGCCGTCGACCAGGCCCTCGGCAAACGCCCCTGA
- the upp gene encoding uracil phosphoribosyltransferase has protein sequence MDVHVIDHPLAQSRLTAMRDARTDSSTFRAALHELTTMLVYEAARSFPVEKYPVSTPVTDTEGTRLANPPLLVPVLRAGLGMADAALGLLPESSMGFVGLARDEETYEPRAYMESLPRELSGLPVLVLDPMLATGGSLEHCCRLLADRGCTDITVLCVLAAPVGIERLARSGLPLRLVTASIDQELNDRKFIVPGLGDAGDRQFGGMPRF, from the coding sequence GTGGACGTACACGTGATCGACCATCCGCTCGCCCAGTCGCGGCTCACCGCCATGCGGGACGCCCGCACCGACTCCTCCACCTTCCGGGCGGCGCTGCACGAGCTGACCACCATGCTGGTGTACGAGGCGGCCCGCTCGTTCCCGGTGGAGAAGTACCCGGTGAGCACGCCGGTCACCGACACCGAGGGCACCCGGCTGGCCAACCCGCCGCTGCTGGTGCCGGTGCTGCGCGCCGGCCTCGGGATGGCCGACGCCGCGCTCGGTCTGCTGCCGGAGTCCTCGATGGGGTTCGTCGGGCTGGCCCGCGACGAGGAGACCTACGAGCCGCGCGCCTACATGGAGTCGCTGCCCCGGGAGCTGAGCGGCCTGCCGGTGCTGGTGCTCGACCCGATGCTGGCCACCGGCGGCTCGCTCGAGCACTGCTGCCGGCTGCTCGCCGACCGGGGCTGCACCGACATCACCGTGCTCTGCGTGCTGGCCGCGCCGGTCGGCATCGAGCGGCTGGCCCGTTCCGGCCTGCCGTTGCGCCTGGTGACCGCCTCGATCGACCAGGAGCTCAACGACCGGAAGTTCATCGTTCCCGGTCTCGGGGACGCCGGCGACCGGCAGTTCGGCGGCATGCCCCGGTTCTGA
- a CDS encoding helix-turn-helix domain-containing protein: MSVPHRRDHNSVPLGRRVAELRARRGMSQQTFADRLGKSKSWVDKVERGVRRLDRYSVIREIADALRLDPAVLLGPRQPSLTAQGLDGVDAVRAALAHYHRRPARTVTAQQAARQVGYAWLAYQHARYPQLLHALPDLLDATHGTRSLLVSSYRITAAVLIKLDHPGPAWLAADRAVTTAAEAPTLTATAIVAVTQALRALGHHHLALVAALTTADTTDDPHLQGTLFLQAGLAAAGDGDRRNAHDLLDHAAELADRHTGDHTDPHHTHFGPTVVALARSLAAHRLGDTTDAIRRHDHAVRGDGWRRLPAEHRAAHLVDITRAHLDAGDSTRAGQALLDADRTAPAEVRDRPAARTLLAEIMRHGPAAADVARLATILGLTRPGGPDGRASGG; the protein is encoded by the coding sequence GTGAGCGTCCCGCACCGCCGCGACCACAACTCCGTACCGCTGGGGCGGCGGGTGGCCGAGCTGCGGGCCCGCCGGGGCATGAGCCAGCAGACCTTCGCCGACCGGCTCGGCAAGTCCAAGAGCTGGGTCGACAAGGTCGAGCGCGGCGTACGCCGGCTCGACCGCTACTCGGTGATCCGGGAGATCGCCGACGCCCTGCGCCTCGACCCGGCAGTCCTGCTCGGCCCCCGCCAACCGTCACTCACCGCCCAAGGCCTGGACGGGGTCGACGCCGTCCGCGCCGCCCTCGCCCACTACCACCGCCGACCCGCCCGGACGGTCACGGCCCAACAGGCCGCCCGGCAGGTCGGCTACGCCTGGCTGGCCTACCAGCACGCCCGCTACCCACAACTGCTCCACGCGCTGCCCGACCTGCTCGACGCCACCCACGGCACCCGGAGCCTGCTCGTGTCCAGCTACCGGATCACCGCCGCCGTCCTGATCAAACTCGACCACCCCGGCCCCGCCTGGCTGGCCGCCGACCGGGCCGTCACCACCGCCGCCGAGGCACCCACCCTCACCGCCACCGCCATCGTCGCGGTCACCCAGGCCCTCCGCGCGCTCGGTCACCACCACCTCGCGCTCGTCGCCGCCCTCACCACCGCGGACACCACCGACGACCCCCACCTGCAAGGAACACTGTTCCTCCAGGCCGGGCTCGCCGCCGCCGGCGACGGCGACCGCCGCAACGCCCACGACCTGCTCGACCACGCCGCCGAACTCGCCGACCGACACACCGGCGACCACACCGACCCACACCACACCCACTTCGGGCCCACCGTCGTCGCGCTTGCCCGCTCCCTCGCCGCACACCGACTCGGCGACACCACCGACGCCATCCGACGACACGACCACGCCGTACGCGGTGACGGCTGGCGACGGCTCCCCGCCGAACACCGCGCCGCCCACCTGGTCGACATCACCCGCGCCCACCTCGACGCCGGCGACAGCACCCGGGCCGGGCAGGCGCTGCTCGACGCCGACCGGACCGCCCCCGCCGAGGTCCGTGACCGCCCTGCCGCCCGTACCCTGCTCGCCGAGATCATGCGGCACGGCCCGGCGGCGGCCGACGTCGCCCGACTGGCCACCATCCTCGGCCTGACCCGCCCAGGCGGCCCTGACGGTCGGGCGTCCGGGGGGTGA
- a CDS encoding amidohydrolase produces MTSALTLPNGSHPVSSRPEAPAGSQPLPFELDHLLTLRAPGLVATRRHIHSHPELSGEEFETAALIARELSLAGLRPRMLPKGNGVICDIDGRPDGPVVALRADIDALPLTDAKDVPYRSTVDGVCHACGHDVHTTVLLGVGMLLAQLADLGELPGRVRLIFQPAEEILPCGSLEVIEAGGLEDVAQIFALHCDPNLPVGQIGLRVGPITAAADNVTVRLTGPGGHTARPHLTVDLVDALGRLVTEVPALVSRRVAASSGLLLVFGQASAGTRYNVIPSEAVAAGTLRVMDRDAWEEAPKIVAQVVRDVLAPTGATVDLEYLRGRPPVSNDARAIQVLTAATADTLGPEGIAETPQSMGGEDFSWYLEYVPGALARLGVGRSGPNLDLHRPSFDVDERCITVGVRLMVQTALRALAAVR; encoded by the coding sequence GTGACGAGTGCGTTGACGCTGCCCAACGGCAGCCATCCGGTGTCGTCCCGACCCGAGGCGCCTGCCGGATCCCAGCCCCTGCCGTTCGAGCTGGACCATCTGCTCACGCTCCGGGCGCCCGGTCTCGTCGCCACCCGTCGGCACATCCACTCCCATCCGGAGCTCTCCGGCGAGGAGTTCGAGACGGCCGCCCTGATCGCCCGGGAGCTGTCCCTGGCCGGGCTGCGCCCCCGGATGCTGCCCAAGGGCAACGGGGTGATCTGCGACATCGACGGTCGCCCGGACGGCCCGGTGGTCGCGCTGCGGGCCGACATCGACGCGTTGCCGCTGACCGACGCCAAGGACGTGCCGTACCGCTCCACGGTCGACGGGGTCTGCCACGCCTGCGGGCACGACGTGCACACCACCGTGCTGCTCGGCGTCGGCATGCTGCTGGCCCAGCTCGCCGACCTCGGTGAGCTGCCCGGCCGGGTCCGGCTGATCTTCCAGCCGGCCGAGGAGATCCTGCCCTGCGGCTCGCTGGAGGTCATCGAGGCCGGCGGGCTGGAGGACGTCGCCCAGATCTTCGCCCTGCACTGCGACCCGAACCTGCCGGTCGGGCAGATCGGCCTGCGGGTCGGCCCGATCACCGCCGCCGCCGACAACGTCACCGTCCGACTGACCGGGCCGGGCGGCCACACCGCCCGGCCGCACCTCACCGTCGACCTCGTCGACGCGCTGGGTCGCCTGGTCACCGAGGTGCCGGCGCTGGTCAGTCGCCGGGTGGCGGCCAGCAGCGGGCTGCTGCTGGTGTTCGGTCAGGCGTCCGCCGGCACCCGCTACAACGTCATCCCGTCCGAGGCGGTCGCCGCCGGCACCCTGCGGGTGATGGACCGGGACGCCTGGGAGGAAGCTCCCAAGATCGTGGCCCAGGTGGTGCGGGACGTCCTCGCGCCCACCGGCGCCACCGTCGACCTGGAGTACCTGCGGGGCCGCCCGCCGGTCAGCAACGACGCGCGGGCGATCCAGGTGCTCACCGCCGCCACCGCCGACACGCTCGGCCCGGAGGGGATCGCGGAGACCCCGCAGAGCATGGGCGGTGAGGACTTCTCCTGGTACCTGGAGTACGTCCCCGGCGCCCTGGCCCGGCTCGGCGTCGGCCGGTCCGGACCCAACCTGGACCTGCACCGCCCGTCCTTCGACGTGGACGAGCGGTGCATCACCGTCGGCGTCCGACTCATGGTGCAGACCGCGCTCCGGGCGCTGGCGGCGGTCCGCTGA
- a CDS encoding DUF5753 domain-containing protein yields MNHGLIAAMAEAGETAESLAGQIGVDPKTAQRWVNPGRVPRPRHRSQIASLLGRDVGDLWPDVLKRREPAWFRPWAEIEHEAVALRWFELAWVPGLLQTEAYARATLVMANYSADEIDELTSARLQRQAILHRPRPPMIVTVLDEAVLRRQVGPDGTLMRQQCEHIAERAELPGLQVHVVPADTPMYLGMGGSFILAELPDGARVAHQDGQVRALITDEATEIATLERRWARIVGDSLPRAQSLDLIRRAAASWT; encoded by the coding sequence GTGAACCATGGACTCATCGCGGCCATGGCAGAGGCGGGCGAGACGGCGGAAAGCCTCGCAGGTCAGATAGGCGTTGATCCGAAGACGGCCCAGCGCTGGGTGAACCCTGGACGCGTGCCACGTCCCCGTCACCGGTCGCAGATCGCCTCTCTTCTCGGCCGGGACGTAGGGGACCTTTGGCCGGACGTACTAAAGCGTAGGGAGCCTGCCTGGTTCCGTCCTTGGGCCGAGATTGAACATGAGGCGGTGGCCCTGCGCTGGTTTGAACTCGCATGGGTGCCGGGCCTGCTCCAGACCGAGGCATACGCGCGGGCCACCCTCGTGATGGCGAATTACAGCGCCGATGAGATCGACGAACTCACGTCGGCGCGGCTCCAGCGGCAGGCCATCCTTCACCGCCCACGGCCCCCGATGATCGTCACCGTGCTCGACGAGGCCGTCCTCCGGCGGCAGGTCGGACCCGACGGCACATTGATGCGCCAGCAGTGCGAGCACATCGCAGAGCGCGCCGAGCTGCCTGGCCTTCAGGTGCACGTCGTACCGGCCGACACGCCGATGTACCTCGGGATGGGCGGGTCGTTCATCTTGGCCGAGTTGCCGGACGGCGCGCGGGTGGCGCACCAGGACGGCCAGGTCAGAGCGCTGATCACCGATGAAGCAACAGAAATTGCTACCCTGGAGCGCAGGTGGGCACGCATAGTAGGCGATTCCCTACCCCGGGCGCAGTCCCTCGACCTAATCAGGAGAGCGGCAGCATCATGGACATGA
- a CDS encoding methylmalonyl-CoA mutase family protein, with translation MSEPRSSESGFPIRGVYTAADLPEDVAARTGGPGEYPYTRGVYPTMYTSRPWTMRQYAGFGTAAESNARYHQLLRAGTMGLSVAFDLPTQMGYDSDDPIAHGEVGKVGVAIDSIEDMRTLFDGIPLDRVSTSMTINAPGSVLLLLYQLVAEENGVAGSALNGTIQNDILKEYIARGTYIFPPKPSLRLVADTFAYCRKEVPKWNTISISGYHMAEAGATPVQEIAFTLANGVEYVRAAIAAGLAVDDFAPRLSFFFVARTTLLEEVAKFRAARRIWARLMRDEFGAKNPKSMMLRFHTQTAGVQLTAQQPEVNLVRVAVQGLGAVLGGTQSLHTNSFDEAIALPTEKAARLALRTQQVLAYETDLTATVDPFAGSYVVEAMTAEIEAAVDELMTRVADHGSVVDAIEAGFQKREIEQSAYRMAQEIDSGERVVVGLNRFTVDEEEPYEPLRVDPAIESAQADRLARLRADRDAGAVERALAGLRAAAEGTENVLFPMREALRARATVGEVCGTLRQVWGVYRPTDRF, from the coding sequence ATGAGCGAACCGCGGTCCAGCGAGTCCGGTTTTCCGATCAGGGGCGTCTACACGGCGGCCGACCTCCCCGAGGACGTCGCCGCCCGGACCGGCGGCCCCGGCGAGTACCCGTACACCCGTGGGGTCTACCCGACGATGTACACCTCGCGGCCGTGGACCATGCGGCAGTACGCGGGCTTCGGCACCGCCGCCGAGTCCAACGCCCGCTACCACCAGCTCCTGCGGGCCGGCACGATGGGGCTGTCCGTCGCGTTCGACCTGCCCACCCAGATGGGGTACGACTCGGACGACCCGATCGCGCACGGCGAGGTCGGCAAGGTCGGGGTGGCGATCGACTCGATCGAGGACATGCGGACGCTGTTCGACGGCATCCCGCTGGACAGGGTCTCCACCTCGATGACGATCAACGCGCCCGGCTCGGTGCTGCTCCTGCTCTACCAGCTCGTCGCCGAGGAGAACGGCGTCGCCGGCTCGGCCCTCAACGGCACCATCCAGAACGACATCCTCAAGGAGTACATCGCCCGGGGGACGTACATCTTCCCGCCGAAGCCGTCGCTGCGGCTGGTCGCCGACACCTTCGCGTACTGTCGCAAGGAGGTGCCGAAGTGGAACACCATCTCCATCTCCGGCTACCACATGGCCGAGGCCGGCGCGACGCCCGTGCAGGAGATCGCGTTCACCCTGGCCAACGGGGTCGAGTACGTCCGCGCGGCGATCGCCGCCGGGCTGGCCGTGGACGACTTCGCGCCCCGGCTGTCGTTCTTCTTCGTGGCCCGGACGACCCTGCTGGAGGAGGTCGCCAAGTTCCGGGCGGCCCGGCGGATCTGGGCCCGGCTGATGCGCGACGAGTTCGGGGCGAAGAATCCGAAGTCGATGATGCTGCGCTTCCACACCCAGACGGCCGGGGTGCAGCTCACCGCCCAGCAGCCCGAGGTGAACCTGGTCCGGGTGGCGGTCCAGGGGCTCGGCGCGGTGCTCGGCGGCACCCAGTCGCTGCACACCAACAGCTTCGACGAGGCCATCGCGCTGCCCACCGAGAAGGCCGCCCGGCTGGCCCTGCGCACCCAGCAGGTGCTGGCGTACGAGACGGACCTGACCGCCACCGTCGACCCGTTCGCCGGCTCGTACGTGGTGGAGGCGATGACCGCCGAGATCGAGGCGGCGGTGGACGAGCTGATGACCCGGGTCGCCGACCACGGCTCGGTGGTGGACGCGATCGAGGCCGGCTTCCAGAAGCGCGAGATCGAGCAGTCCGCGTACCGGATGGCGCAGGAGATCGACTCCGGCGAGCGGGTGGTGGTCGGCCTCAACCGGTTCACGGTCGACGAGGAGGAGCCGTACGAGCCGCTGCGGGTGGACCCGGCGATCGAGTCGGCCCAGGCCGACCGGTTGGCCCGGCTGCGCGCCGACCGGGACGCCGGCGCCGTCGAGCGGGCCCTCGCCGGGCTGCGGGCCGCCGCCGAGGGCACGGAGAACGTGCTGTTCCCGATGCGGGAGGCGCTGCGGGCGCGGGCCACCGTGGGCGAGGTGTGCGGCACGCTGCGCCAGGTCTGGGGCGTCTACCGCCCCACCGACCGGTTCTGA
- a CDS encoding phospho-sugar mutase yields MAAEPTDLDDLRARAGRWLDDDPDPASREELQDVLDRLPASAPELADRFAGPLTFGTAGLRGPLRAGPNGMNLAVVTQAAAGLVAWLAAEDATGPLVIGYDARRGSKEFAERTAEVATGAGRPALLLPRPLPTPVLAYAVRHLSAAAGVMVTASHNPPEDNGYKVYLGERLGGATGAGAQIVPPADRGIEAAIRAVGPLAEVPLGPPGHVLGDDLAVGYVRSAVEVIDPDGPRRLKVAYTPLHGVGAAVLTAAFSRAGFGVPGVVPEQTEPDGTFPTVAFPNPEEPGAVDRLVALAGSIGADLAIANDPDADRCAVVVPDRAAGGWRMLRGDEVGVLLADHLMRRGVRGLYATTIVSSSLLRAMCAARELPYDETLTGFKWIVRAGDGVEPLVYGYEEALGYCVAPEHVRDKDGITAALTVAELAAGLRAQGRTLTDRLDELAAEFGVHHTDQYAVRVTDLRLIADAMARVRAATPTTLLGRPVTSAQDLLPGADVVILRTDTARVVIRPSGTEPKLKAYLEVVEPVPDGDVAAARGRAVSAVAALRAEVAAVLAL; encoded by the coding sequence ATGGCGGCGGAACCCACTGACCTCGACGACCTGCGTGCCCGGGCCGGGCGCTGGCTCGACGACGACCCCGACCCGGCCAGCCGGGAGGAGCTCCAGGACGTCCTCGACCGGCTGCCGGCCAGCGCCCCGGAGCTGGCCGACCGGTTCGCCGGGCCGCTGACCTTCGGCACCGCCGGCCTGCGCGGCCCGCTGCGCGCCGGACCGAACGGCATGAACCTCGCGGTGGTCACCCAGGCCGCGGCCGGTCTGGTCGCCTGGCTCGCCGCCGAGGACGCCACCGGCCCGCTGGTCATCGGGTACGACGCCCGGCGCGGCTCGAAGGAGTTCGCCGAACGCACCGCCGAGGTCGCCACCGGGGCGGGACGCCCCGCGCTGCTGCTGCCCCGCCCGCTGCCCACCCCGGTGCTGGCGTACGCGGTGCGGCACCTGTCGGCGGCGGCCGGGGTGATGGTGACCGCCAGCCACAACCCGCCCGAGGACAACGGCTACAAGGTCTACCTGGGCGAGCGGCTCGGCGGGGCGACCGGGGCCGGCGCGCAGATCGTGCCGCCCGCCGACCGGGGCATCGAGGCCGCCATCCGGGCGGTCGGCCCGCTGGCCGAGGTGCCGCTCGGCCCGCCCGGCCACGTGCTCGGCGACGACCTGGCCGTCGGGTACGTCAGGTCGGCCGTCGAGGTGATCGACCCGGACGGCCCGCGCCGGCTCAAGGTGGCGTACACGCCGCTGCACGGGGTGGGCGCGGCGGTGCTCACCGCGGCGTTCAGCCGGGCCGGTTTCGGGGTGCCCGGGGTGGTGCCCGAGCAGACCGAGCCGGACGGCACGTTCCCCACCGTGGCGTTCCCCAACCCGGAGGAGCCGGGCGCGGTGGACCGGCTCGTGGCGCTCGCCGGGTCGATCGGGGCGGACCTGGCCATCGCCAACGACCCGGACGCCGACCGGTGCGCCGTGGTCGTCCCCGACAGGGCGGCCGGAGGCTGGCGGATGCTGCGCGGCGACGAGGTGGGCGTGCTGCTCGCCGACCATCTGATGCGCCGGGGCGTCCGGGGCCTGTACGCCACCACGATCGTCTCGTCGTCGCTGCTGCGGGCCATGTGCGCGGCCCGGGAGCTGCCGTACGACGAGACGCTCACCGGGTTCAAGTGGATCGTCCGGGCCGGGGACGGCGTCGAGCCGCTGGTCTACGGGTACGAGGAGGCGCTCGGTTACTGCGTCGCCCCGGAGCACGTCCGGGACAAGGACGGCATCACCGCCGCGCTGACCGTCGCCGAGCTGGCCGCCGGGCTGCGGGCCCAGGGCCGTACGCTCACCGACCGGCTCGACGAGTTGGCCGCCGAGTTCGGGGTGCACCACACCGACCAGTACGCCGTCCGGGTGACCGACCTGCGACTGATCGCCGACGCGATGGCCCGGGTCCGGGCGGCCACCCCGACCACGCTGCTCGGTCGGCCGGTCACCTCGGCGCAGGATTTGCTGCCCGGGGCGGACGTGGTGATCCTGCGCACCGACACGGCCCGGGTGGTGATCCGGCCCTCCGGCACCGAGCCGAAGCTCAAGGCGTACCTGGAGGTGGTGGAGCCGGTGCCCGACGGCGACGTGGCCGCCGCCCGGGGGCGGGCGGTCAGTGCCGTCGCCGCTCTGCGCGCCGAGGTCGCTGCTGTGCTTGCTCTCTGA
- a CDS encoding GntR family transcriptional regulator → MRPYVPMYRRILNDLRVKIERGLLKPGDKLPTTKELADEYQTSVGTARKAVEILLEAGVVEGRQGLGVFVPDE, encoded by the coding sequence ATGCGCCCCTACGTGCCCATGTACCGCAGGATCTTGAACGATCTACGGGTCAAGATCGAGCGTGGGCTACTCAAGCCAGGGGACAAGCTGCCGACCACCAAGGAACTCGCGGACGAGTACCAGACCTCGGTAGGCACCGCCCGAAAGGCCGTGGAGATCCTGCTGGAGGCCGGGGTGGTCGAAGGCCGACAAGGACTCGGAGTCTTCGTGCCCGACGAATAG